From the genome of Caretta caretta isolate rCarCar2 chromosome 27, rCarCar1.hap1, whole genome shotgun sequence, one region includes:
- the NAGS gene encoding N-acetylglutamate synthase, mitochondrial, protein MGSLSAGSAAASAGRLLCAPVPRVLSGRGPQRLGGRRRESPGGLAGARVELAGAGAGAVPAPVVRRDIQAFLRECGGGPSEAGHWLAKFQALGQAGGRPFAVIEVDEAVSRCKETVTSLAFSLAFLQRMDMKPLLVLGLPSRSSLSDTLTFRDAKALLTQNCKALTDALRQNAAATMPFFGAGAVLGAEQSAAHSSGISVDSDLLQWCLEMGNIPIICPVGETRSRQCLLLDSVEVTTAISRALLPTKIIFLNMTGGIRNSGQKVLGNVNLPADLDLVTKAQWVGHKEQQQVRVIVDLLSCLPYEASAVITSAGTLLSEIFSNKGSGTLFRNAERMLRAERLEELDQQRLVSLINTSFGKTLRGDYLASIRPRLHSIYFSEGYNAAAIITKEPVLGGMPYLDKFVVSSTKKSQGSGQMLWECIRQDLRTLFWRSRVTNPINPWYFKHSDGSFTNHQWIFFWFGLSDIRDSYELVNHAKSIPDSFCKP, encoded by the exons ATGGGCTCGCTCAGCGCCGGCTCCGCGGCGGCCTCGGCCGGCCGCCTGCTCTGCGCGCCCGTCCCGCGGGTGCTGAGCGGCCGCGGCCCCCAGCGCCTGGGCGGCCGGCGGCGGGAGAGCCCCGGGGGGCTGGCGGGCGCCCGGGTGGAGctggccggggccggggctggggccgtGCCCGCCCCCGTGGTGCGGCGGGACATCCAGGCCTTTCTCCGGGAGTGCGGCGGCGGCCCCAGCGAGGCGGGCCACTGGCTGGCCAAGTTCCAGGCGCTCGGCCAGGCCGGCGGCCGCCCCTTCGCCGTCATCGAG GTGGATGAGGCCGTCTCCCGCTGCAAGGAGACCGTGACCAGCCTGGCCTTCAGCTTGGCCTTCCTGCAGCGCATGGACATGAagcccctgctggtgctggggctgcCGTCCCGGAGCTCCCTGAGCGACACCCTCACCTTCCGGGATGCCAAGGCGCTGCTGACCCAGAACTGCAAGGCCCTGACAGACGCCCTGCGCCAGAACGCCGCTGCGACGATGCCCTTCTTCGGGGCCGGCGCCGTCCTAGGAGCGGAGCAGTCGGCCGCCCACTCCAG cgGGATCTCCGTGGACAGCGACCTGCTGCAGTGGTGCCTGGAGATGGGGAACATCCCCATCATCTGCCCCGTCGGGGAGACCCGCAGCCGCCAGTGCCTGCTGCTGGACTCCGTCGAGGTCACCACCGCCATCTCCAGGGCACTGCTGCCCACTAAGATCATCTTCCTGAACATGACCGGGGGGATCAGGAACTCTGGGCAGAAG GTGCTGGGGAACGTGAACCTGCCCGCTGACCTGGACCTAGTGACCAAAGCCCAGTGGGTGGGCcacaaggagcagcagcaggtcagGGTGATCGTCGACCTGCTGAGCTGCTTGCCCTACGAGGCCTCCGCCGTCATCACCTCTGCCGGCACGCTGCTCTCTGAGATCTTCAGCAACAAAG GCTCGGGGACCCTGTTCAGGAACGCCGAGCGTATGCTGCGGGCCGAgaggctggaggagctggaccAGCAGCGCCTGGTCTCCTTGATCAACACCTCCTTCGGGAAGACCCTCCGAGGGGACTATCTGGCTTCCATACGGCCCAGGCTGCACTCGATCTACTTCTCAGAGGG CTACAACGCAGCAGCCATCATCACAAAGGAGCCGGTCCTGGGCGGCATGCCATACTTGGACAAGTTTGTGGTCAGCTCCACCAAGAAAAGCCAAGGCTCCGGCCAGATGCTGTGGGAGTGCATACGGCAGGACCTCAGGACCCTCTTCTGGAGGTCTCGCGTCACCAACCCCATTAACCCCTG GTATTTCAAGCACAGTGATGGAAGCTTCACCAACCACCAGTGGATCTTCTTCTGGTTTGGACTGTCCGACATCCGGGATTCCTATGAGCTGGTAAACCATGCAAAATCCATTCCAGACTCATTTTGCAAACCATAG